One genomic segment of Lampris incognitus isolate fLamInc1 chromosome 2, fLamInc1.hap2, whole genome shotgun sequence includes these proteins:
- the gpr61l gene encoding probable G-protein coupled receptor yields the protein MEKSGSMIAPVPNHTVPNQTASAWESDPTVLADVGVVTSSQSQIKDLVGLFCMVTLNLIALLANTGVMVAIARAPHLKRFAFVCHLCAVDLLCAILLMPLGIISTSPFFGTVVFTVLECQVYIFLNVFLICLSILTITAISVERYFYIVHPMRYEVKMTINLAIGVMLFIWVKSALLALVTLFGWPAYGNHSSIAAAHCSLHWSHSHLRSLFAVLFSVVCFLVPALVIFAVYCAVYKVARSAALQQVPAVPAWANINPTKNRSDSINSQTTIITTSHSLPQRLSPERAFSGGKAALTLVLIVGQFLLCWLPYFTFHLQMSLSASTQSPGDLEEAVTWLAYSSFAVNPFFYGLLNRQIREELVKFRRCCLTQPADLGASSHEGSLQENFLQFIQRTSSAAETRSSCASPIPRNPVDKGVRIPGQIPEEHA from the coding sequence ATGGAGAAGTCTGGCTCGATGATAGCCCCCGTGCCAAATCACACAGTCCCAAATCAGACTGCTTCCGCGTGGGAATCAGACCCTACAGTTCTTGCCGACGTGGGCGTGGTCACGAGCTCGCAGTCCCAGATCAAGGACCTCGTCGGCCTCTTCTGCATGGTGACGCTTAACCTCATCGCTTTGCTGGCCAACACTGGGGTAATGGTGGCCATCGCTCGTGCCCCCCACCTGAAGAGATTTGCTTTTGTGTGTCACCTTTGTGCGGTGGACCTGCTATGTGCCATCCTCCTTATGCCCCTGGGCATCATATCTACGTCACCATTTTTTGGTACTGTGGTTTTCACTGTCTTGGAGTGTCAGGTTTACATTTTTCTCAATGTGTTCTTGATCTGTTTGTCCATACTCACGATCACAGCCATCAGTGTGGAGCGTTACTTCTACATCGTACACCCCATGCGCTACGAGGTCAAGATGACTATAAACCTCGCCATAGGTGTAATGCTCTTCATCTGGGTTAAGTCGGCGCTGCTGGCTTTAGTCACGCTGTTTGGATGGCCGGCTTATGGTAACCACAGCTCTATTGCGGCCGCCCACTGCTCTCTACATTGGAGCCACAGTCATCTGAGAAGTCTGTTTGCTGTGCTCTTCAGTGTTGTATGCTTCCTTGTCCCCGCATTGGTCATCTTTGCCGTCTACTGCGCCGTGTACAAGGTTGCGCGCTCAGCAGCCCTGCAGCAAGTCCCGGCTGTGCCAGCCTGGGCAAATATAAACCCCACCAAGAATCGCTCCGACTCCATCAACAGCCAGACCACAATAATAACCACCTCCCACAGTTTGCCGCAAAGACTGTCCCCTGAGAGGGCTTTCAGCGGAGGCAAAGCTGCCCTCACCTTGGTGCTCATTGTGGGCCAGTTCTTGCTCTGCTGGCTCCCCTACTTCACCTTCCACTTGCAAATGTCACTTAGTGCCTCCACGCAGAGCCCTGGGGACTTAGAGGAGGCGGTTACTTGGCTGGCTTACTCCTCTTTTGCAGTTAACCCATTCTTCTATGGCCTTTTGAACAGGCAGATCAGGGAGGAGCTGGTGAAGTTCAGACGTTGCTGCTTGACGCAACCCGCGGATCTCGGAGCATCCAGCCACGAGGGTTCCCTCCAGGAGAACTTTCTCCAGTTCATCCAGAGAACCAGCAGTGCtgcagaaacccgctccagctgTGCAAGCCCCATTCCCAGAAACCCTGTGGACAAGGGCGTTAGGATCCCTGGACAAATACCTGAGGAGCATGCATAG